One Gloeothece verrucosa PCC 7822 DNA window includes the following coding sequences:
- a CDS encoding RNA-guided endonuclease InsQ/TnpB family protein — translation MTAPKDGEATRAFKYRFYPTSEQETLLRRTLGCVRLVYNKALHERTQAWYERLERIDYCQTSAMLTSWKKQESLDFLNEVSCVPLQQTLRHLQKAFTNFWGKTAKYPRFKQKRSGGSAEFTKSAFKWKDGQVWLAKCSEPLAIRWSRQLPYGATPSTITIKLDARGRWFVSLLVKDETVQPLPKSDKAIGIDLGITSLITTSDGTKISKPKHFNKLYKKLKRVQKEYSRTQKGSKNREKARLKVARVHAKIADSRKDFLHKLTTQLIRENQTIVVEDLAVRNMVKNPKLAKAISECGWSEFVGQLEYKCRWYGRELVKIDRFFPSSKRCGNCGHVMDQLPLNIREWECRECGMTHDRDINASRNILAAGLAVTVCGADVRPDRHESKGQLRKTRKGRKQET, via the coding sequence ATGACCGCTCCGAAAGACGGCGAAGCAACACGCGCATTTAAATACCGTTTTTACCCAACGTCTGAGCAGGAAACCCTCTTGCGTCGGACCCTGGGATGCGTTCGGCTTGTCTATAACAAGGCTTTGCATGAAAGAACACAGGCATGGTACGAGCGACTTGAGCGAATTGACTATTGCCAAACATCCGCTATGCTTACCTCTTGGAAGAAACAAGAAAGCTTGGATTTTCTCAACGAGGTTAGCTGTGTTCCACTGCAACAAACATTGAGGCATCTTCAGAAAGCTTTTACTAACTTCTGGGGAAAGACCGCCAAGTATCCACGCTTCAAGCAGAAAAGAAGTGGAGGTAGCGCGGAGTTCACCAAGTCGGCTTTTAAGTGGAAGGATGGTCAAGTCTGGCTGGCTAAGTGTTCTGAACCCTTGGCTATTCGCTGGAGTCGTCAACTTCCATATGGTGCAACTCCCTCGACGATAACCATTAAACTTGATGCTCGCGGTAGATGGTTCGTCTCTTTGCTCGTTAAGGATGAGACGGTTCAACCTTTGCCAAAAAGCGACAAAGCTATCGGGATAGACTTGGGGATAACCAGTCTGATTACCACTAGCGATGGAACAAAAATCAGCAAGCCCAAGCATTTCAACAAGCTTTACAAGAAACTCAAACGGGTTCAAAAGGAGTATTCTCGGACTCAAAAAGGTTCCAAGAACCGAGAAAAAGCTAGATTGAAAGTAGCTAGAGTTCACGCAAAAATAGCGGATTCTAGAAAAGATTTCCTCCATAAACTGACAACTCAATTGATTCGTGAAAACCAAACGATAGTAGTTGAGGATTTGGCTGTCAGGAATATGGTCAAAAACCCCAAGCTGGCTAAAGCGATATCTGAGTGTGGATGGTCTGAATTTGTCGGACAGCTTGAATATAAATGCCGGTGGTATGGTCGAGAACTGGTGAAGATTGATCGCTTTTTTCCAAGCAGTAAACGTTGTGGGAATTGCGGTCACGTAATGGATCAATTGCCTCTGAATATCCGTGAGTGGGAATGTCGAGAATGCGGGATGACCCATGACAGAGATATTAATGCAAGTCGTAACATTTTGGCCGCCGGACTGGCGGTGACTGTCTGTGGAGCGGACGTAAGACCTGATAGGCATGAGTCTAAAGGGCAGTTGCGAAAAACCCGTAAGGGAAGGAAGCAAGAAACCTAA
- a CDS encoding DnaJ domain-containing protein: protein MTHHSREGKGFVAGGTTAGAGISATIGKMGLIGKFGGVSIGMLPVAVVGGVTGAAAYGALKALEEADATALNAAGLGTISGLGVSSLIGNMGLGLGGGAIAIGMIPLSVAGGVVGLGMYGLAKMLSYGNLEKKIYQNLLFLEQITQEYEEEKFWSSLEVEQELESLKGAVGFKTDSDSQDFAVMLFLPIAEKDGQEFSQKTLYDQQEIEELLRELKDKIENNNNVNFQDEIENLWKALQAQAAKQNSSAKELTKSEEIIAHWQCGYILQDHPSKINAIAISPDGQTLMSGSNDQTVKLWNLTTGKPIYTFFGLGGEVQTVAFSPDGEMIIAGGFDQRISAWKLATKQIFSAFFSLRSYQSHEGAIFSLAFTHNRQSIISASGDHKLKIWGGFTGQWKRTLNGHSDIVWSIAITPDSQMLVSGSADKTIGIWELESYKPPHFLQGHSGEVTAIAISPSGKFMISGSTDTTIKIWHLPTGELLKTLKGHTNSVLSLAISPDGETLVSASYQEIKLWCLSTKKLLQNLCGCSPIVFSPDGKILISGGYGNSIKVWYLTLGMISEQPITDVVNSGEWWEILRVPTNATAKQVKDAYRHLARQYHPDLNPDDEAIAKMQIINSAYEQFLQKPYDS from the coding sequence ATGACGCACCATTCAAGGGAAGGAAAGGGTTTTGTTGCTGGTGGGACAACGGCGGGTGCAGGAATATCCGCTACTATTGGCAAAATGGGATTAATCGGGAAATTTGGTGGGGTTAGCATTGGTATGCTCCCTGTTGCTGTGGTGGGTGGCGTAACGGGTGCTGCCGCTTATGGGGCCTTGAAGGCTTTAGAAGAAGCAGATGCTACCGCCCTCAATGCGGCTGGACTAGGAACCATTAGCGGGTTGGGGGTTTCAAGTCTGATAGGAAATATGGGATTAGGATTAGGTGGAGGGGCTATTGCTATTGGCATGATTCCTCTGTCTGTTGCCGGTGGTGTGGTGGGTTTGGGAATGTATGGGTTAGCTAAAATGCTTAGTTATGGCAACCTAGAAAAGAAAATCTATCAAAATTTACTGTTTTTAGAACAAATTACCCAAGAGTATGAAGAAGAAAAATTTTGGTCATCGTTAGAAGTAGAACAAGAGTTAGAAAGTCTTAAGGGAGCCGTAGGTTTTAAAACTGATTCAGATTCTCAAGACTTTGCGGTGATGCTATTTTTACCAATTGCCGAAAAAGACGGGCAAGAATTTTCCCAGAAAACTCTCTATGATCAACAAGAGATAGAAGAATTATTGCGCGAGTTAAAAGACAAAATAGAAAATAATAATAATGTCAACTTTCAAGATGAGATAGAAAACCTTTGGAAAGCTTTACAAGCTCAAGCAGCAAAACAGAATTCTTCTGCCAAAGAATTAACGAAAAGCGAAGAAATAATTGCTCATTGGCAATGTGGGTATATTCTTCAAGATCACCCAAGTAAAATTAATGCAATTGCCATTAGTCCTGATGGACAAACTTTGATGAGCGGCAGTAATGATCAAACGGTCAAACTCTGGAATTTAACAACCGGAAAACCGATTTATACCTTTTTTGGTTTAGGGGGAGAAGTTCAAACCGTCGCTTTTAGTCCTGATGGAGAAATGATCATTGCTGGTGGGTTCGATCAAAGAATTTCTGCTTGGAAATTAGCCACAAAACAGATTTTTTCCGCTTTTTTTAGCTTAAGATCTTATCAGAGTCATGAAGGGGCAATTTTTTCACTGGCCTTTACCCATAATCGTCAATCTATCATTAGTGCAAGTGGCGATCACAAACTGAAAATCTGGGGAGGTTTCACGGGACAATGGAAACGAACTCTTAACGGACATTCAGATATAGTCTGGTCAATTGCTATTACTCCCGATAGTCAAATGCTAGTGAGTGGGAGTGCCGATAAAACTATTGGAATCTGGGAATTAGAAAGCTATAAACCTCCCCATTTTTTACAGGGACATTCAGGAGAAGTCACAGCCATTGCTATTAGTCCGAGTGGAAAATTTATGATTAGTGGCAGCACAGATACAACGATTAAAATTTGGCATTTACCCACAGGAGAATTGCTCAAAACTTTAAAGGGTCATACTAACAGCGTGTTGAGTCTTGCCATTAGTCCGGACGGAGAAACCCTTGTCAGTGCCAGTTACCAAGAAATTAAACTGTGGTGTTTATCCACAAAAAAATTGCTTCAAAACCTATGTGGATGCAGCCCTATCGTTTTTAGCCCTGATGGGAAAATTTTAATTAGTGGGGGTTACGGGAATTCTATTAAAGTTTGGTATCTAACACTTGGCATGATAAGCGAGCAACCCATAACTGATGTTGTAAACTCAGGAGAATGGTGGGAAATTTTAAGAGTCCCGACAAATGCCACCGCTAAACAAGTTAAAGATGCTTACCGACATTTAGCCAGACAATATCATCCTGACCTGAATCCGGATGATGAAGCTATAGCTAAAATGCAGATTATTAATAGCGCTTATGAGCAATTTCTTCAAAAACCTTATGACAGTTGA
- a CDS encoding DUF2157 domain-containing protein — MVSEKFRHQLQKEAKEWFIEGLIDEEAYTRIAARYRFSELETSARNRFIMILIGLGSILLGLAVITFVAANWQVWSREIKVVLLVSLLIAVEVSGFYLWRISSERWQSRLGKGFLLLGGLIFGANLGLMSQMFHQSGSTYQLFLVWGLGVLVMAYSLRLSQMGILAIILVGLGYLSGLFRSSIWEGSSILELAITQMPLLTSLLFIPLAYWCRSRFLFGLAVILIVVSFSWNLGSLLWEFFTFNRLLGGVLTAVASCLPPALLWGYRDSLWGFSAANALFNPIGRFFGLLFLAILFYWFSFNIWYDKPFNYLSETGLNWQQWLYLLDVIGLGGLTIWAWWQLAYSGEGNEGSQWTLESNSLAVAAIIVLTGLMIFCQITIQPLGAIGTIIFNILLFLLAAGLIREALRTGQRKGFWGGVILFALQLLSRMIEYNTGLLLKAIVLFFCGLAVIAAGLWFERYLRSLNSISEGIGEGEMTND, encoded by the coding sequence ATGGTTTCAGAAAAGTTTCGCCATCAACTACAAAAAGAAGCTAAAGAATGGTTTATAGAAGGACTGATCGATGAAGAGGCTTACACCCGAATAGCCGCTCGCTACCGATTTTCTGAATTAGAAACCTCTGCTCGCAATCGTTTCATTATGATTTTGATCGGGTTGGGGAGTATCCTGTTAGGGTTGGCGGTGATCACCTTTGTGGCGGCTAACTGGCAAGTTTGGTCTAGAGAAATAAAGGTTGTTTTGCTAGTGAGTTTATTGATCGCCGTAGAGGTTAGCGGATTTTATCTCTGGCGAATCTCCTCCGAACGATGGCAGTCTCGTTTAGGTAAAGGGTTCCTGTTGCTAGGAGGATTGATTTTCGGGGCTAATTTGGGTTTAATGTCCCAGATGTTTCATCAAAGCGGCTCTACCTATCAACTATTTCTCGTTTGGGGGTTAGGTGTATTGGTGATGGCCTACAGCTTGCGCTTGAGCCAAATGGGCATTCTAGCGATTATTTTAGTGGGACTCGGCTATCTGAGCGGACTATTTCGGAGTTCCATCTGGGAAGGCTCCTCTATACTGGAATTAGCCATAACACAGATGCCCTTATTAACCAGTTTACTCTTCATCCCTTTGGCCTATTGGTGTCGCTCCCGTTTTTTATTTGGGTTAGCAGTAATATTAATAGTAGTTTCTTTTAGTTGGAATCTTGGCTCATTATTGTGGGAATTTTTTACCTTTAACCGCTTGCTGGGTGGAGTATTAACGGCTGTGGCCTCCTGTTTGCCTCCCGCCTTGTTATGGGGTTATCGGGATTCTCTGTGGGGGTTTTCTGCGGCTAATGCTTTATTTAACCCGATTGGTCGTTTCTTCGGGCTTTTATTTTTAGCAATTTTGTTTTATTGGTTTTCTTTTAATATTTGGTATGATAAACCTTTTAACTATTTATCAGAAACCGGTTTAAATTGGCAGCAATGGTTGTATCTTCTCGATGTTATTGGGTTAGGAGGATTGACTATTTGGGCTTGGTGGCAACTCGCTTACTCGGGAGAAGGAAACGAAGGTTCTCAATGGACTCTTGAATCTAATAGTCTCGCTGTCGCAGCAATCATTGTCTTGACTGGACTGATGATTTTTTGCCAGATCACTATACAACCGCTAGGAGCGATAGGAACCATAATCTTTAATATACTGCTATTTTTGTTAGCGGCAGGTTTAATTCGAGAAGCCTTGAGGACAGGACAACGAAAAGGTTTTTGGGGAGGAGTAATTTTATTCGCGCTGCAACTGCTTTCGAGAATGATCGAATACAATACCGGTTTACTGCTCAAAGCGATTGTTTTATTTTTCTGTGGACTGGCGGTGATAGCTGCCGGACTGTGGTTTGAGCGTTACCTACGTTCTCTCAATTCAATTAGTGAGGGAATAGGGGAAGGAGAAATGACTAACGACTAA